Proteins from one Streptomyces sp. NBC_00289 genomic window:
- a CDS encoding enoyl-CoA hydratase/isomerase family protein — translation MAQHSQFRIETVAPKIRKVTFSNPPVNVVGADSVTQLLGIVEELSRDEQVQVVVFDSGTPGYFYNHADLAQAPELLALSAPDGTPTWVELVTRLTSAPFISIASVRGRTRGGGDEIALAFDLRYASREEAVFCQPEVAIGIVPGGGGSDRLARLLGRDRALEAILTSQDYDAERAEQYGWVTRAVPDAELDAFVDGVAARIASFDKASVLGAKAQINRSTLPPVADLRASWAEFAESVTWPGFQARVPRLGKLIAEIGVEEIERNLGAYLGIANQQA, via the coding sequence ATGGCCCAGCACAGTCAGTTCAGGATCGAGACCGTGGCGCCGAAAATCCGCAAGGTCACCTTCTCGAATCCGCCCGTGAACGTCGTCGGCGCGGACTCCGTCACCCAACTGCTCGGGATCGTCGAAGAGTTGAGCCGGGACGAGCAGGTTCAGGTCGTCGTCTTCGACAGCGGCACCCCCGGATACTTCTACAACCACGCCGATCTCGCCCAGGCGCCCGAACTCCTTGCGCTGAGCGCCCCGGACGGGACCCCGACGTGGGTCGAGCTCGTCACCCGCCTGACCAGCGCACCCTTCATCAGCATCGCCTCCGTCCGCGGGCGCACGCGGGGCGGAGGGGACGAGATCGCCCTGGCCTTCGACCTGCGATACGCCAGCCGTGAGGAGGCGGTCTTCTGCCAGCCCGAGGTCGCGATCGGCATCGTCCCCGGCGGTGGCGGCAGCGACCGTCTGGCCCGGCTGCTGGGGCGGGACCGCGCACTCGAAGCGATCCTCACCAGCCAGGACTACGACGCCGAGCGCGCCGAACAGTACGGATGGGTGACCCGGGCCGTCCCCGACGCCGAACTCGACGCCTTCGTCGACGGTGTCGCGGCGCGCATCGCGTCCTTCGACAAGGCGTCCGTCCTGGGCGCCAAGGCACAGATCAACCGGTCGACCCTGCCGCCGGTGGCCGACCTGCGCGCGTCCTGGGCGGAGTTCGCGGAGTCCGTCACCTGGCCGGGATTCCAGGCGCGCGTGCCGCGGCTCGGCAAGCTCATCGCCGAGATCGGCGTCGAGGAGATCGAGCGGAACCTGGGCGCCTACCTCGGCATCGCCAACCAGCAGGCATAG
- a CDS encoding response regulator: MAEAGVLICEDQELMRVGLRMVVDSQADLTVVGEAGDGEAAVAQALALCPDLVLLAVRLPGLDGIAATAQVRAALPRTRVLVLTACDRDEYAYAALRAGASGFLVKDTPAAEMLVAIRGVLRGDTMIAPSVTRRLIDRYVTGAVAPLTDKRLDVLTDREREVLALVARGLNNTEIAEKLFLGETTVKTHVARVLTKLHVRDRIEAVVMAYESGLVRPGG; the protein is encoded by the coding sequence GCCTGCGCATGGTGGTGGACAGCCAGGCGGACCTCACGGTCGTCGGCGAAGCCGGGGACGGCGAGGCGGCCGTGGCGCAGGCACTCGCGCTGTGTCCGGACCTCGTCCTCCTGGCCGTGCGACTGCCGGGCCTCGACGGCATCGCGGCCACCGCACAAGTGCGCGCCGCACTGCCCCGGACACGGGTGCTGGTCCTCACCGCCTGCGACCGCGACGAGTACGCCTACGCGGCCCTGCGCGCCGGGGCGAGTGGCTTCCTGGTCAAGGACACGCCGGCCGCCGAGATGCTCGTAGCCATCCGCGGCGTCCTACGCGGCGACACGATGATCGCCCCCTCGGTGACCCGGCGGCTGATCGACCGCTATGTCACGGGCGCCGTCGCTCCCCTCACCGACAAACGCCTCGACGTACTGACCGACCGCGAGCGTGAGGTACTGGCCCTGGTCGCCCGCGGGCTGAACAACACGGAGATCGCCGAGAAGTTGTTCCTCGGCGAGACCACGGTCAAGACCCATGTGGCCCGCGTCCTCACCAAACTCCACGTCCGCGACCGGATAGAGGCCGTCGTCATGGCCTACGAAAGCGGACTGGTCCGCCCTGGCGGATGA